One genomic segment of Natrialbaceae archaeon AArc-T1-2 includes these proteins:
- a CDS encoding SCO family protein, producing the protein MQRRSFLRTAGAGTVVATAGCLTSVVGDDDGHTVLEPPKDPLRPDSPHPAPESALLSHGESFPHFSLPDPIADTTVETNALEGFLVWTAFYDFCTAECAPLISDLARVQYRMDELGYSDDVTFLAVTFDPERDTLEVLQENAAQRGVDLEAGNWHYLRPDDEAEAESIVADDFGVVFERVGEGGGYDFKHAAVSVIANPAGYVERAYRSEVPEREGLAEDLETALERWEE; encoded by the coding sequence ATGCAACGACGTTCGTTCCTTCGGACCGCCGGAGCCGGAACCGTCGTCGCTACCGCCGGCTGTCTGACCTCGGTCGTCGGCGACGACGACGGACACACCGTCCTCGAGCCGCCGAAGGATCCGCTTCGTCCCGATTCGCCCCACCCTGCCCCGGAATCGGCGCTTCTCTCTCACGGCGAGTCGTTCCCGCACTTCTCGCTTCCGGACCCGATCGCGGATACGACCGTCGAGACGAACGCACTCGAGGGGTTTCTCGTCTGGACGGCGTTTTACGACTTCTGTACGGCCGAGTGTGCACCGCTCATCAGCGACCTCGCTCGCGTCCAGTACCGGATGGACGAACTCGGATACAGCGACGACGTGACCTTCCTCGCGGTGACGTTCGACCCCGAACGTGACACCCTCGAAGTGCTCCAGGAGAACGCCGCCCAGCGCGGCGTCGACCTCGAGGCCGGCAACTGGCACTACCTGCGACCAGACGACGAGGCCGAAGCGGAGTCGATCGTCGCCGACGACTTCGGCGTCGTCTTCGAACGAGTCGGCGAGGGCGGGGGGTACGATTTCAAGCACGCCGCCGTCTCGGTGATCGCCAACCCGGCCGGCTACGTCGAGCGAGCGTACCGGAGCGAAGTCCCCGAACGCGAGGGGCTCGCAGAGGACCTCGAGACCGCACTCGAACGCTGGGAGGAATGA
- a CDS encoding sulfite exporter TauE/SafE family protein — MTAIVPLETCLTPGVDPAIGAESLGLAVFFLVGLLGGAHCLGMCGPLVTTYADRLREDSRRETVTVRAVRQHALFNLGRTASYALVGGLFGFAGSVVFVTGTGLVAVMAEIHAALGLFVGAIIVAMGVHYLAGRGVLGGSVGIPVVGSAVGRLQSWLLARVDGWVGGPRIAGLGAAHGLLPCPLLYPAFLYAFVQGSAVGGALSLAALGVGTIPSLFLYGTLFQSVSVETRLRLHRVLGVAFIALGYIPLQHGLAVMGITLPHPPIPYYQPI, encoded by the coding sequence ATGACCGCCATCGTCCCGCTCGAGACCTGTCTCACGCCCGGCGTCGATCCGGCAATCGGCGCGGAGTCGCTTGGACTCGCCGTCTTCTTTCTGGTCGGACTGCTCGGCGGTGCACACTGTCTGGGGATGTGTGGACCGCTGGTGACGACGTACGCCGATCGGTTGCGCGAAGATTCGAGACGCGAGACCGTGACAGTCCGAGCGGTGCGCCAGCACGCCCTGTTCAACCTCGGTCGAACGGCGAGCTACGCCCTCGTCGGCGGGCTGTTCGGATTCGCCGGCTCGGTCGTGTTCGTCACCGGAACCGGCCTCGTCGCCGTCATGGCCGAGATTCACGCGGCGCTCGGGCTATTCGTCGGTGCGATCATCGTCGCGATGGGGGTTCACTACCTCGCAGGACGCGGCGTGCTCGGTGGTTCGGTCGGAATCCCGGTTGTCGGATCGGCCGTCGGACGACTGCAGAGCTGGTTGCTCGCCCGGGTCGACGGCTGGGTCGGCGGCCCCCGGATCGCCGGACTCGGTGCGGCCCACGGTCTGCTTCCCTGCCCCCTGCTGTATCCGGCCTTCCTCTATGCGTTCGTTCAGGGCTCTGCGGTCGGTGGCGCGCTCTCGCTTGCCGCCCTCGGCGTCGGGACGATCCCGTCGCTGTTTCTGTACGGCACGCTGTTTCAGTCGGTCAGCGTCGAGACGCGCCTGCGGCTCCATCGCGTACTCGGTGTCGCCTTCATCGCGCTTGGCTACATCCCGCTGCAACACGGGCTCGCGGTTATGGGGATCACGCTTCCGCACCCGCCGATTCCGTACTACCAGCCGATCTGA